AGCGGGATGGCCTTTAATTCCGCCAAATTAATAAAAAATTTAATTCAACAGGATTAAATTATCATAAAACCGGTGGGATATAAAAACAAAAGCCGCAGGAAAATCTTCCTGCGGCTTTGAGCTATAATGTATTACGAAAAAAATCAGGCAATATTTTCGATGATGCCGGCGATACCTTGGCCACCACCAACGCAGGCAGTCACGATACCGTACTTTTTATTCAGTCTTTTCATATCGTTGAGTATCTGTACGGTGAGCTTGGCGCCGGTGCACCCCAGCGGGTGCCCGAGAGCGATGGCGCCACCGTTGATGTTCACGATATCCGGGTTGATGCCCAATTCACGGATCACGGCGATAGACTGGGAGGCGAAAGCTTCGTTCAGTTCTACCAGGTCGATGTCCTGGAGTGTTTTACCGGCTCTTTGCAGCACCTTGGGCACAGCGGCTACCGGTCCTACTCCCATGATGCGCGGATGTACACCGGCAGAAACACAGGCCACCAATCGGCCGATAGGTTTCAGTCCCAGTTCGTTGACCATTTTTTCGCTCATCACAATAACGAAGGCAGCGCCGTCGGAAGTCTGTGAGGAGTTGCCAGCTGTTACGGAGCCTCCGGCGGCGAAAACAGGTTTCAGTTTGCCCAGTGCTTCGAGGGAGGTGTCTCCACGTGGTCCTTCGTCGGTGTCTACAGTGAAGGTGCGTTTTTGTTTTTTACCTTTTTCATCCACGTATACTTCTTCTACGTTGATAGGGAGTATACCGGATTTGAAGTACCCTTCCTTAATAGCATTCAATGCTTTCTGGTGGGATTTAAAAGAGAACTCATCCTGGTCCTGGCGGCTCACTTTAAATTCATTGGCCACTGCTTCAGCGGTGAGTCCCATACCGATATAGTAGTCAGGGGTGGTGCTGGCCACGGTGTAGTTGGGCACGGTTTTCCAGCCGGCCACCGGCACCAGGCTCATACTTTCCGTACCACCGGCGATGATACAGTCGGCCATCCCTGTCTGTATTTTAGCGGTTGCAATAGCGATTGTTTCCAATCCGGATGCGCAGTAGCGGTTGACCGTCATTCCCGGCACATCAATTCCCAGGGCACGAACGGAGATCATGCGGCCGATCTGCAGTCCCTGCTCCGCTTCCGGAACAGCGTTACCCACAATCAGATCATCAACCCTTTTAGGGTCCAGCTGTGGCACAGATTGCAGCAATCCCGTAATCACATCTACAGCCAGATCATCGGGTCTGTAAAAACGAAATCCTCCCCTTTTGGACTTACCTACCGCTGTGCGGTAGCCGGCTACTATATACGCTTCTTGCATGAAAAAATTATTTTATAATGAGCTAACGGTTAGATTATCAATATGATGGATATTTATCCACATTTTTACCTTGTAACCAAATTTAATTAAATTAAGCACACAAATGTGCGACAGAACCGTTAAATTTGTCGATACCCATTTTGGGTGAGTTATTAATGACTCTGTAGCTCAGTTGGTAGAGCAGCTGACTCTTAATCAGCGGGTCTAGGGTTCGAGTCCCTACAGGGTCACAGAGACGAAAGTCTGCGCTAAAGCCTCACAGATCGTATGATCTGCGAGGCTTTTCGGATTTTTTAAGGCATGGTTAATCCTTATTGAACCACCACCAATGACCGCAAAAAAGAATCAGGTCAAATTTCCGGGGGATTTTAAGCTTACGTATATAATTTCGCCAGTCTGAAGAGGAACGTATCTCACTTATGATATTGGCTCTTTTGGTGTTTGGGGCTTTAGTCTTTAAACCAGCTGGAAAAGATTGTTATTTGTATCTTTATAAATAGTAAGCTAGAATAAGGAAATGAAATTAGCAGACTACCTGAAACAGGAAATACAATTATCTGACGATACCATTCAGGCATTTGACCGTTTGTGGGATAGTCAGCACTTTCCCAAGGGCCATCAGCTTGTGGGCGCGGGTAGTCATTCAAAAAAAGTATTTTATATTGAAAAAGGACTGGCGCGAATATATTACCTCAATGACGGAAAAGATATTACACAATTTTTCTTCGATGAGACATCGATCTACACGCCCATCGAAAATGTATTTTTGAATGAATACCATCCTTATTATCTTGAACTATTGGAAGACAGTACCGTCAGAACCGTGGATTTTTCAAGGATCGAAGAACTCTTAGATACAAATGTAAAGTTCCAACGGTTCGTTCGATATATAATGACCGGAACAATAAAAAAGCTTGCTGATCGCCTGCGTTCGGTACAGCTTCAAACAGCACAGGACAGGTACAGAATACTGCTTGAAACCTATCCTGATATTCTTTTACGTGCTCCGCTTGGACATATCGCTTCTTATCTCGGCATTACACAACAAACACTTAGCGTTATCAGAGCTAAAAAGTCCAAATAAAATCTTCGGCCCAAAACCACTTTTAAGCATTCCCGAAAAATTTTATCAAAAGGATTCAGCGTTTTATACTTATATAAGATACATACATTTTATTAAATAGGCCTTAATCACAATTTTA
The Chitinophaga varians genome window above contains:
- a CDS encoding thiolase family protein; this encodes MQEAYIVAGYRTAVGKSKRGGFRFYRPDDLAVDVITGLLQSVPQLDPKRVDDLIVGNAVPEAEQGLQIGRMISVRALGIDVPGMTVNRYCASGLETIAIATAKIQTGMADCIIAGGTESMSLVPVAGWKTVPNYTVASTTPDYYIGMGLTAEAVANEFKVSRQDQDEFSFKSHQKALNAIKEGYFKSGILPINVEEVYVDEKGKKQKRTFTVDTDEGPRGDTSLEALGKLKPVFAAGGSVTAGNSSQTSDGAAFVIVMSEKMVNELGLKPIGRLVACVSAGVHPRIMGVGPVAAVPKVLQRAGKTLQDIDLVELNEAFASQSIAVIRELGINPDIVNINGGAIALGHPLGCTGAKLTVQILNDMKRLNKKYGIVTACVGGGQGIAGIIENIA
- a CDS encoding Crp/Fnr family transcriptional regulator — translated: MKLADYLKQEIQLSDDTIQAFDRLWDSQHFPKGHQLVGAGSHSKKVFYIEKGLARIYYLNDGKDITQFFFDETSIYTPIENVFLNEYHPYYLELLEDSTVRTVDFSRIEELLDTNVKFQRFVRYIMTGTIKKLADRLRSVQLQTAQDRYRILLETYPDILLRAPLGHIASYLGITQQTLSVIRAKKSK